The nucleotide window GGGGGCTCCTGTTGTAGAGGGAGTCCTTGGACTTCCCCGGGAAACAACGGAAGCCTTTCTTATCGGATTTCTCCGGCGGGATTACGGAGCGGTCTTTCTCCTTGATGCGGCGACAGGACCCGATGCGATACTCAATACAGCACAGGTTCTCACCAGCATGATTGTCATAACCCTGTTTGTTCCATGTATTGCGAATGTTTTCATGATAATAAAGGAATTCGGATTTCGCGTCGCTCTCATCATGATGGCCTTTATTTTCCCCTTCGCTTTTCTCGTGGGGGGAATCATACAACGTCTGGTCGGGTGGCTGGGAATCCCGGTCTGAGTCCCGGTCGAATAAAGAGAGAGATTAATGACAACAGAAAAGAACAACCCGGAAGAGAACGCGGGGGAACAAAACAACCGGAACGGATTACACCACCATGCCGGCAGAAGGGAAACATTCCGGCGGGAAGAACGATTGGATGAGGGATTGGAGTGTCTTTATGTCCTTCGCGAAAACAGACTCTGCGGGAAAGAGGATTTTCTCAAAAGGTGTTCAGAACCTGATCCAGAGCAGCTCCTGAAGGATCTTTCGGAAGAGAAGTACCTTACGATCGAAGCTGGATCCATCACCCTCACGCCGGCCGGTGAAAAGAGGGCGCGGAATATCCTCAGACGGCACCGGCTCGCGGAGACCCTCTTTCAGGATTTCCTATGTATGAGTGAAAGGGATATGGAAACAGGAGCTTGTGCTTTTGAGCATCTGCTGACGGAGGAGGCTGTCCAGCGGGTTTGTACATTTCTTGGCCACCCCTCACAATGCCCGCACGGCCGGCCAATCCCTCCCGGCGATTGCTGTCGCATCTTCAACGGCGCCAAGGATGAATCCTCGTTTGTCATTCCTCTGGCAAATTTAAATGTAGGTCAGTGGGGGAAAATAGTCTTTATGAGTCCTGGGCCGAGAAAGAGAATCGCACATCTCAGTCAATACGGCATTGTCCCACAGGCCGTGATACAACTATTCCAGCAGCGCCCTTCTCTCTTGATTCGCATAGGCCAAACGGATTTGGCTATTGATGAGGATATCGCCAAGCAGATCTTCGTTCAACCCTGTACAACACCGCCCATTGAGGGAGAGGAACCTCAGGCGACGCGGGGTTGGGGGTTCCGGCGCCGGCTTCGCCGACGCGGCCGGTAACGCTGAGGTCCCGGTAGTTCAATCTCCAAGCGTTTGAGTCGGTACCGCAATTGCCCCCGCCCCATCTTCAGCTGCCGGGCCGCCTCGGAAATATTGCCCCCCACTTTAAGAAGCGCCGTGTTTAAAACCGCTCGTTCAATATCGTCCCAGGCCACCGGCTCATTCGGGAGTTCTACCCTTAGTCCCCCTCCCAGAGTGGCCGGATGGGCGGGATCAAAACCGAATGCGGCCGCAGGGAGAGCGGCTGGGGGGAGATGGGCGCCCTCTTCATTTCGTGCAACATGCCGGACAAGATCGATCGGAAGATGTTCCAGATCCAGTATGGGAATCTCTTTGTGGAGAAGAACACAGCGCTCGATCACATTTTCCAATTCCCGCACATTTCCAGGCCATGGATATCGTACAAGTGTTTCCAGGGCGCGTTCTGAGAGTCCCGTGATGCGCGCGCCGAGGCGCCGGACATTGAGCTTGGTGAAATGCTCCACTAGAAGAGATATATCGGAACGGCGCTCGACAAGTGAGGGGATTCGTAATGTTAAAACATTGAGCCGGTGATAAAGATCCTCCCGGAACAGACCCCGCCGGACATCGCTTTCAAGATCCCTATGGGTAGCGGCGACCAGCCTCACATCGACCTGAATCTCCTGCAGCCCCTGCACTCTCCTGAAGGAGCGCTGGTCGAGAAATTTTAGAATCCGCACCTGCAGCGTGGGCTCCAGCTCGCCGATTTCGTCAAGGAAGACGGTGCCGCCGTTCGCCAATTCCAAGAGACCCGGCTTCTGATGCGTTGCTCCCGTAAAGGCGCCCTTCTCATGACCAAAAAGCTCCGATTCCAGAAGGGCGACCGGCAGCGAACCACAATTGATATCGAGGAAGGGGCCGCCCGATCTCGGGCTCTCTTCATGAATCGCGCGGGCAAAGAGCTGTTTTCCGGTCCCTGTGTTGCCGCGGATCAAGACCGTCGTCTGCGAGCTGGCGCCGGCCTTTCGAGCTGTTTCCAATACTTCCAAGAAGGCCGGGTCCTCCCCGATCAGATTCTTAAAACTCGATTCCGAACGGGGGGAGCGTGTCCCTTCCCTCATCCGGGACATGAGGGAACGCACACCTCGTGAGATGATCTCTAACAAGTGATCCTGATCGACCGGCTGTCCCAACCAGGTCCGCACACCCCAGGATTCCAATTCCTCCGGGTTCGGCGGATCCGTGCCCGGCGTCATCAGGATGATCTGGCACGACCTCCGTGCGGCTTTGATCCTCGGCACCCATCGAGCCGCCGCAATCAAACCGGGAAGATCGATAATCGCCAGATCGCAGACAATCGGATCACTCGAATCAAGATCATTCGTTGGCTGACTGATCAGCTTCAGTGGGTGGGGTCTGAGATAGGTCAGGATCCGTTCATTCAGTGCCTTGTCATTCGTCAGGATGAGGGCGGTTGGTTCCATCGGGTGATCTCTCCTCAGGATCGCACGCTTCGGCTTCCTCCCGGGATACCTCATCCTGCTGCGTCGCGGCGGGGCCGGTCGAGACCATCACCCGGGCCGGTCGAAGCAGCCTTTTATCGAAATGGTACCCTCGTTCGAAGATATCGAGCACGTGCTGAGCCGGAATCTCTTCAGACGGAAGGGCCCCAATGGCTTCTTGGAAAGCGGGATCAAACCCGTCCCCTACAGCCATCCCTATGGGTTCCAACCCTTCCCTACTCAAGATTTCGGCCAATCGACGCAGGATCGTAAGGAGAGCCTCACTATCCGATCGTTCCCCTTCAGAGAATGACTTTTGCGCCCGGTCGTAGTCATCAAGGACAGGAAGAATCTTCAGTAGTAGCCGGCCGCGGGACAGCCGGTCTTGATCCTCCGCCTCCCGGCGGGCTCTTTTCCGAAAATTATCGAACTCTGCCAGGAGGCGCTGATACTTATCGAGGAGCTCCAACTCTCTATAGGATCTTTGCTCTTCCTCAGATCCCGGCTCTTCATCCTGGGTAAGGCCCACGACCTTTCCCGTCAAGCCCTCCTCGTTTTCCGATGGGGTCATCGATGGGGTTGAATCGTTCGAGGTCGCTGCCACGGCATCTTTAACCTCAGCTTCACCCTGCTCTTTTCCGCGTCTGCCCATTTTGCCGCGAACCATCAGTGTCACATCCCCCTTGCCGAGATTTTCTGTTTATCCTTCCGGCTTATCCTCAGAAGGGGAAGTTTCCTCTCCCCCCTGACCGCCGGCACCTTCAGCCGACACCGTTCCATCGACGGCGGCGTCATCTCCCTTTTCCTTCGATGATCTATTCATCTCTTCTACATAGGCCAATCGCAACTGCGTCAGGGATTGTTCAAGGAACTGCGATTCCGTTTTGTTCAACCGTCCGGAAGTCTTGTCACTCAACATGCCCAGCATGTCGATTTGAAACCGGGCCAGATCAAGATTGCGTTCAGTCTTTCCCGTCACCGGATGTTCGGCTTTCCCCAATCCCATCCAGGCCGCGTCCCGAAGCTGGGATGCAAGTATGAGAAAAAGATGATCCTGCTCTTCTGTGGCCATCTCAACCTCACTTCCTTAAGCCGCCGCGCCCCTGGGCGACACGCTGGATTACTTCTCTGTTTCGTCCACAACCTCATAATCAGCGTCGATCGGTTCCTCGCCACTCTTCTCCTTATCCGGGGTTTGAGGAGCTTGGCCGGCGGCGCCATCGGGACCAGGGGCACCCGTCTCCGGACCACCAGCGGTCGCCTGCGAGTAAATCTTCGATGCGGCTTCATGCCAGGTCTTCTGCAGCTTTTCCGTCGCACCCTTGATCTGCTCGACGCTGTCCGATTTCAATGCCGTCCGTAGATCTTCCAGAGAACTCTCAACCGACGCCTTGGTGTCCGCATCCAGCTTGCCTTCCATATCTTTCAAATTCTTTTCGGTGCCGTAAACCAGTTGTTCACCGTTATTGCGCGTCTCTACTGACTCCCGGCGTTTCTGATCCTCGTCAGCGTGCGCTTCGGCATCTCCTACCATCCGATCAATCTCTTCACCAGTGAGACCACTGGAGCCCTGGATCCGGATGGACTGCTCTTTGCTCGTCGCCTTGTCCTTGGCCGACACATTTAGGACCCCATTGGCATCGATATCAAAGGTCACTTCAACCTGGGGAATGCCGCGCGGCGCCGGTGGGATACCGTCGAGCATGAATTTCCCAAGGCTCTTGTTATCCACCGCCATGGGACGCTCGCCCTGAAGCACATGAACCTCCACACTGGGCTGGTTGTCACCGGCCGTAGAGAAGATATTGCTCTTCCGTGTGGGGATGGTCGTATTCCTGTCGATCAGCTTTGTAAAAACACCACCAAGGGTCTCGATACCGAGCGACAGCGGTGTTACATCCAGCAACACCATGTCCTTATCTTTGAAATCGCCCGCCAGGATCCCGCCCTGAATGGCGGCGCCGAGGGCTACGACCTCATCAGGATTAACGCCCTTGTTCGGCTCTTTCCCGAAAAGCTCCCGGACGAGCTCCTGAACGCGCGGGATTCGCGTGGAACCTCCGACGAGAATGACCTCATCGATCCCCGCCGTGTCAAGCCCGCTGTCTTTCAATGCCCGCCGGCAAGGTCCTTCCACACGATGAAAGAGATCATCCACCAGCTGCTCAAACTTCGCCCGCGTCAGGGTCATATTGAAATGCTTCGGACCGCTGCTGTCGGCCGTCACATAGGGAAGACTGATTTCGGTTTGGGGCGTCGAGGAAAGTTCACATTTCGCCTTTTCCGCGGCCTCCTTAAGCCGCTGCAACGCCATCGGATCCTGGCGCAGATCGACACCGTCCGACTTCTTGAATTCCGTGACCATCCAATCCATGATCCGCTGATCAAAGTCATCTCCACCGAGATGCGTATCGCCGCTGGTCGCTTTGACCTCAAAGACACCCTCACCGATTTCGAGGATGGAAATGTCAAAGGTCCCTCCACCCAGATCGAAGACGGCGATCTTTTCATCTTTCTTTTTATCGAGGCCATAAGCCAGGGCTGCCGCTGTCGGTTCGTTGATGATTCTCTTCACTTCCAGACCGGCGATCTTCCCGGCTTCCTGTGTCGCCTTTCTCTGCGCATCGTTAAAGTAGGCCGGCACGGTGATCACGGCCTGTGTAATCTTTTCACCAAGATGGCTCTCAGCGGTTTCCTTGAGTTTGCGCAGGACCTTGGCTGAAATCTCCGGTGGGGAGTAGATCTTGTCACCGATCTTAACGCGCGCCGTATCATTCGGCCCCCGAACAACGTTATATTGTACCGTCGAGATTTCGGTGGCCACCTCATCGAACTTCCGGCCCATGAAGCGCTTGATCGACATGATTGTGTTCTGGGGATTGGTAATCGCCTGGCGTTTTGCGAGAACCCCAACAGGGATTTCTCCATCCGACCGGAAGGCCACAACCGACGGGGTCGTCCGGTTCCCCTCCTCATTCGTAATGACGTGCGGCTCCCCACCTTCCACAACGGCGACGACGGAGTTTGTCGTGCCCAAATCGATTCCAATGATCTTTGCCATGGTCTTCACCTCTTCTTTTTCTGAATCTCATCCCTCCAGCCGATCTGGCCGGGTCAACGGGTTTAATAGATGCAAGGAACATACCGGAATAGAATAATCGGAAAAATTATTCATCTTGTTGTAAATTAATGGGTTATAGTCACTCTGTCATTTAGAAAATCGGAGAAAATCACAAAACGTTCAACATTGAAACGTCACGGGTCGTTTCATTTCGGAACATCTAGGTTGTATTGCTTCATTTTTCTCCAAAGGGTCGTCCGAGATATCCCCAGTGAGTCGGCGGTTTTCCCCAGATTTCCGGCCATCTTTCGAAGAACCTTTTGGATATGAAGGGCCTCCACATCTTCCAGCGAGAGGGTCTCGGGATACCCCTCGTGCTGTCCGGCTCCCAGGCGGGGGAGCCCCCGCTCCGTTATCTCCGGAGGGAGATCCTGGGGCATAATGACATCGCCATTACTAATGGCCAGACCACGCTCCATGGCATTTTCCAGCTCCCTTACATTTCCCGGCCAGGTGTAATGCATCAGATACCCCCAGGCCGGATCGGAAAGCCGCGGCACCTCACGATTCTGCTCGCGGGCCATCCTCTCAAGGAAGTAGCGGGCCAGGTAGGGGATATCCTCCCGCCGCTCTCGAAGGGCCGGAATGTGCAACCGGAGGACATTCAGGCGATAGAAGAGATCTTCTCTAAAGCGGCCTTCCTCCATCTCCCGCCGTAAATCCTTATTCGTGGCGGTGATGATTCTAGCGTCGACGCGGAAGGAATCCTCGGAACCCACGGGCCGGACCATTCTATCCTGTAAGACCCTCAACAGCTTCACCTGGCTTGGCGGGCTCATCTCTCCAATCTCATCGAGAAAAAGGGTGCCACCATCCGCGAGGAGAAAGAGACCCTTCTTCTCACGATAGGCGTCGGTGAAAGCCCCGCGCACATGACCGAAGAGCTCGGATTCGAAAAGCGCATCCGGGATAGCACCGGTGTTGACGGGAACAAAGGGCCCACGGCTTCTACGGCTTTGGTAATGTATAACCCGGGCGATTTTCTCTTTTCCCGTGCCGCTCTCGCCGGTGACGAGAATCGGACTTTCCGTCGGCGCGATCCGATCCACAAGGTGAAGAATCTTCCGCATCGCGTGGGAGGCCCCGACCACATACTCGGAAACGGTGTCAGACGCCGAATCTGAATCCCCCCGCACCTCTTCCGCCGCTGGATTCAGGGAAACTCCCAATGGCAATGACTCGCCCGAGCGGGGCTCTGAGGAAGAAGGGCCCTCTTTATGATTCCCTGGCCGGCGGGGCTTTGAATTCGAATCTTTCATGCCTATTCCGGGAAGCGATCCTCAGGATCCGGAGGCGTATCCAACGGTTTGAGATGAGGGAAGAGAACGACATCCCGGATCGAATCAGAGCCGGTTAGGAGCATGATGAGCCGATCCATCCCGATTCCCACCCCGGCCGCCGGCGGCATCCCATGCTCCATTGCGGTCATAAAGTCATCATCGAGGGTTTGCGCTTCCTCATCTCCCTGCTCGCGCAGCTTCATCTGGGCTTCGAGACGATCGCGCTGGTCCCGGGGATCGTTCAATTCCGTAAAGGCATTCGCAAACTCTTGCCCATTGATAAAGAGCTCGAAACGTTCGACCACACTCCCATCTCCGCCGCGGACCTTCTTGGCCAGTGGTGAAATTTCCCGGGGATAATCCATCACAAATGTCGGTTGCATCAATTGCGGGCAGACCGTGGCGTCGAACAATGCTTCAATGAGGTGGCCGCGCTGGTGCCACCCGGGCGCTTCCTTTCCTCTTTGCTTGATCATTCCACGGATCCGCTCTTCTGATTCTGTCATCGGATCGGCTCCCAAAACCTCACGCACAGCCTCAACCATTCGGATTTTCCGAAAAGGCGTTTCGAGGTCAATTACCTCACCGCCCCAGCTGATCCGATATCCGCCTGTGACCTCGAATATCAAACGACGGAAGATCTCTTCTACAAAGTCCATCGCGTCATGGTAGTCGGCATACGCCCAATAGAATTCAAGCAGGGTGAATTCTGGATTGTGCATCCGGTCGATCCCCTCATTCCGGAAGACTTTTCCAATCTCATAGACCCGCTCCAACCCGCCGACGAGCAGTTTCTTCAACGGGATCTCTTCAGCAATCCTCAGAAAGAGGTCTACGCCCAAGGCGTTATGATGGGTTGTGAAGGGTTGCGCCATGGCCCCGCCATACCGGTACTGAAGGACAGGCGTTTCAACCTCCATAAAACCCTTCTCGTCGAGCAGGCGGCGCGTGATGGAGAGAATCTTTGACCGGGTCTTAAAAACCTCACGAATCTCAGGATTCACCATAAGATCGATGTAGCGATACCGGTACCGCGCCTCCCGATCCTGAAAGGCATCATACCGCACGCCATCCTTCTCCTTCACAACCGGCATCGGCCGCAAGCTTTTCGACAAAATGTCCGCTCGCACAGCGCGCACGGAAATCTCGCCGGTCCGCGTCCGGAAGGGGACCCCCTCGACGCCCAGAAGATCTCCCAAATCGACCTGCTTGAAGATCTCATACTCGGTCTCACCGACTTCATCCCGCCGCACATAGATTTGGATCCGGCCGGAGGGATCGGTGATATGACAGAAGGAAGCCTTGCCCATCTCCCGGAGAGCCACAATACGGCCCGAGCAACGGACGCTCCCTTTCTCCTCGAGTTCTTGGAAGTTATCGAGAATGTCCTGCGAAAGATGCGTCCGCCGGAACGTATGAGGATAGGGATTGCCGCCCAGCGCCTCTATCCGGTCGATCTTTTCCCGTCTGGAGCGGAGATGCTCCCCCATCCGCTCTTCGTCGTGCTGGTCCTTTTCACTCACGCCTTCGCTATCCTCCCTTTGGTCCTATTCAGGGATCTCCAGTCGATCAAATGAACCTGTTTCAGATCGTAACGGAGAGATGAACCCGCGTCGAGTCCTCTGAGCGCGGTCTCCATGGCCGCCAAACCTTTATTGATCCGTTCGCCGCAGTGGTCAAATCCCCTGAAGAATGTTATGTCTTGTAGGGGTCCAATTAAAGTCCGGGAGTTGATGGATGAATGAAGATCTTTTAAGAGAACGATTCCAGAACCTTCAGGCGCGGGTGGCCGAAGCTGCACGGCGGGTGGGGCGATCGGCTGAGGAGATTACGATTGTCGGGGTCACAAAAAAATTTCCGCCGGCCGTTCTTGCAACCGCCGCCCAGGTGGGCATCCGGCATGTGGGTGAAAACCGGGTCCAAGAGCTGGTCGAAAAACAGGACGCCCTTCCCGCCGTAGAGCTGATCTGGCACATGGTCGGCCCGCTTCAAACAAACAAGATCAATAAAATATTGGGCAGAATCCGTCTCCTTCAGT belongs to Candidatus Eisenbacteria bacterium and includes:
- a CDS encoding metal-dependent transcriptional regulator, translated to MTTEKNNPEENAGEQNNRNGLHHHAGRRETFRREERLDEGLECLYVLRENRLCGKEDFLKRCSEPDPEQLLKDLSEEKYLTIEAGSITLTPAGEKRARNILRRHRLAETLFQDFLCMSERDMETGACAFEHLLTEEAVQRVCTFLGHPSQCPHGRPIPPGDCCRIFNGAKDESSFVIPLANLNVGQWGKIVFMSPGPRKRIAHLSQYGIVPQAVIQLFQQRPSLLIRIGQTDLAIDEDIAKQIFVQPCTTPPIEGEEPQATRGWGFRRRLRRRGR
- a CDS encoding sigma-54 dependent transcriptional regulator; this encodes MEPTALILTNDKALNERILTYLRPHPLKLISQPTNDLDSSDPIVCDLAIIDLPGLIAAARWVPRIKAARRSCQIILMTPGTDPPNPEELESWGVRTWLGQPVDQDHLLEIISRGVRSLMSRMREGTRSPRSESSFKNLIGEDPAFLEVLETARKAGASSQTTVLIRGNTGTGKQLFARAIHEESPRSGGPFLDINCGSLPVALLESELFGHEKGAFTGATHQKPGLLELANGGTVFLDEIGELEPTLQVRILKFLDQRSFRRVQGLQEIQVDVRLVAATHRDLESDVRRGLFREDLYHRLNVLTLRIPSLVERRSDISLLVEHFTKLNVRRLGARITGLSERALETLVRYPWPGNVRELENVIERCVLLHKEIPILDLEHLPIDLVRHVARNEEGAHLPPAALPAAAFGFDPAHPATLGGGLRVELPNEPVAWDDIERAVLNTALLKVGGNISEAARQLKMGRGQLRYRLKRLEIELPGPQRYRPRRRSRRRNPQPRVA
- a CDS encoding nucleotide exchange factor GrpE; translation: MGRRGKEQGEAEVKDAVAATSNDSTPSMTPSENEEGLTGKVVGLTQDEEPGSEEEQRSYRELELLDKYQRLLAEFDNFRKRARREAEDQDRLSRGRLLLKILPVLDDYDRAQKSFSEGERSDSEALLTILRRLAEILSREGLEPIGMAVGDGFDPAFQEAIGALPSEEIPAQHVLDIFERGYHFDKRLLRPARVMVSTGPAATQQDEVSREEAEACDPEERSPDGTNRPHPDE
- a CDS encoding DUF1844 domain-containing protein, giving the protein MATEEQDHLFLILASQLRDAAWMGLGKAEHPVTGKTERNLDLARFQIDMLGMLSDKTSGRLNKTESQFLEQSLTQLRLAYVEEMNRSSKEKGDDAAVDGTVSAEGAGGQGGEETSPSEDKPEG
- the dnaK gene encoding molecular chaperone DnaK, which produces MAKIIGIDLGTTNSVVAVVEGGEPHVITNEEGNRTTPSVVAFRSDGEIPVGVLAKRQAITNPQNTIMSIKRFMGRKFDEVATEISTVQYNVVRGPNDTARVKIGDKIYSPPEISAKVLRKLKETAESHLGEKITQAVITVPAYFNDAQRKATQEAGKIAGLEVKRIINEPTAAALAYGLDKKKDEKIAVFDLGGGTFDISILEIGEGVFEVKATSGDTHLGGDDFDQRIMDWMVTEFKKSDGVDLRQDPMALQRLKEAAEKAKCELSSTPQTEISLPYVTADSSGPKHFNMTLTRAKFEQLVDDLFHRVEGPCRRALKDSGLDTAGIDEVILVGGSTRIPRVQELVRELFGKEPNKGVNPDEVVALGAAIQGGILAGDFKDKDMVLLDVTPLSLGIETLGGVFTKLIDRNTTIPTRKSNIFSTAGDNQPSVEVHVLQGERPMAVDNKSLGKFMLDGIPPAPRGIPQVEVTFDIDANGVLNVSAKDKATSKEQSIRIQGSSGLTGEEIDRMVGDAEAHADEDQKRRESVETRNNGEQLVYGTEKNLKDMEGKLDADTKASVESSLEDLRTALKSDSVEQIKGATEKLQKTWHEAASKIYSQATAGGPETGAPGPDGAAGQAPQTPDKEKSGEEPIDADYEVVDETEK
- a CDS encoding sigma-54 dependent transcriptional regulator; the encoded protein is MRGDSDSASDTVSEYVVGASHAMRKILHLVDRIAPTESPILVTGESGTGKEKIARVIHYQSRRSRGPFVPVNTGAIPDALFESELFGHVRGAFTDAYREKKGLFLLADGGTLFLDEIGEMSPPSQVKLLRVLQDRMVRPVGSEDSFRVDARIITATNKDLRREMEEGRFREDLFYRLNVLRLHIPALRERREDIPYLARYFLERMAREQNREVPRLSDPAWGYLMHYTWPGNVRELENAMERGLAISNGDVIMPQDLPPEITERGLPRLGAGQHEGYPETLSLEDVEALHIQKVLRKMAGNLGKTADSLGISRTTLWRKMKQYNLDVPK
- the lysS gene encoding lysine--tRNA ligase → MGEHLRSRREKIDRIEALGGNPYPHTFRRTHLSQDILDNFQELEEKGSVRCSGRIVALREMGKASFCHITDPSGRIQIYVRRDEVGETEYEIFKQVDLGDLLGVEGVPFRTRTGEISVRAVRADILSKSLRPMPVVKEKDGVRYDAFQDREARYRYRYIDLMVNPEIREVFKTRSKILSITRRLLDEKGFMEVETPVLQYRYGGAMAQPFTTHHNALGVDLFLRIAEEIPLKKLLVGGLERVYEIGKVFRNEGIDRMHNPEFTLLEFYWAYADYHDAMDFVEEIFRRLIFEVTGGYRISWGGEVIDLETPFRKIRMVEAVREVLGADPMTESEERIRGMIKQRGKEAPGWHQRGHLIEALFDATVCPQLMQPTFVMDYPREISPLAKKVRGGDGSVVERFELFINGQEFANAFTELNDPRDQRDRLEAQMKLREQGDEEAQTLDDDFMTAMEHGMPPAAGVGIGMDRLIMLLTGSDSIRDVVLFPHLKPLDTPPDPEDRFPE